Proteins encoded together in one Deinococcus sp. Marseille-Q6407 window:
- the panB gene encoding 3-methyl-2-oxobutanoate hydroxymethyltransferase, producing MTDAPARKKLSLPQLIQPKAPLVMVTAYDHAQARHAEAAGVDLILVGDSLGNVVLGYESTAQVTLGDMLHHARAVRRGAPNTFMVVDLPFGTYQLGPQAALQAAVQLVQEAGADAVKLEGAAPNELECVRRISAAGIPVMGHVGLLPQTAVAQGGLRVQGKDETSARRALEGALALEEAGAFSAVLEAIPAALAALITARTQIPTIGIGAGPQCDGQVLVYHDVLGVYEGPVMKMVRRYAEVGQLSREGLSSYAADVRARQFPAPENSFGIADEVLERLY from the coding sequence ATGACCGACGCGCCTGCCCGCAAGAAACTGAGCCTGCCGCAACTGATTCAGCCCAAAGCCCCGCTGGTGATGGTCACCGCTTACGACCACGCCCAGGCCCGGCACGCCGAGGCGGCCGGAGTGGACCTGATTCTGGTGGGCGACTCGCTGGGCAACGTGGTGCTGGGTTACGAGTCCACCGCGCAGGTCACGCTGGGCGACATGCTGCACCACGCCCGCGCCGTGCGCCGGGGCGCGCCGAATACCTTCATGGTGGTAGACCTGCCGTTCGGCACCTATCAGCTGGGGCCACAAGCCGCGTTGCAGGCGGCTGTGCAACTGGTGCAGGAAGCCGGCGCCGACGCGGTGAAACTGGAGGGTGCCGCGCCCAACGAGCTGGAGTGCGTGCGCCGCATCAGCGCCGCCGGCATTCCGGTGATGGGGCATGTGGGCCTGCTGCCGCAGACCGCCGTGGCCCAGGGGGGCCTGCGGGTGCAGGGCAAGGACGAAACCTCGGCGCGGCGGGCGCTGGAAGGTGCGCTGGCGCTGGAAGAGGCCGGCGCCTTCAGCGCGGTGCTGGAAGCCATCCCCGCCGCGCTGGCCGCGCTGATCACGGCGCGCACGCAGATTCCCACCATCGGCATCGGGGCGGGGCCGCAGTGTGACGGTCAGGTGCTGGTCTATCACGATGTCCTGGGCGTCTACGAGGGGCCAGTCATGAAAATGGTGCGCCGCTACGCCGAGGTGGGCCAGCTCAGCCGCGAGGGCCTCAGCAGTTACGCCGCCGACGTGCGGGCACGGCAGTTCCCGGCTCCCGAGAACAGCTTCGGCATCGCTGACGAGGTGCTGGAGCGGCTGTACTGA
- a CDS encoding HAD family hydrolase, with protein MTPPDPLAVQSTGIQALLFDFDGTIMDTETTEFRHWQRFYASHGLELLLSDWQRGIGTQGAYDPWAGLPQPVQADRERLEAELHRGMLDDLGRQGLREGVVTLLDEAQAAGLRLALVTSSGRAWVTDWLTRHGLLDRFETLCTRDDVARVKPDPELYRLAAAHLGLPAEACLAVEDSLNGASAAVAAGVPVVVVPNEVTASQPFPPGWPRLEGFGGGLQGLLAMLPSDL; from the coding sequence ATGACCCCGCCCGACCCGCTTGCAGTTCAGTCCACCGGCATTCAGGCCCTGCTGTTCGATTTCGACGGCACCATCATGGACACCGAAACCACCGAATTTCGCCACTGGCAGCGCTTTTATGCGTCGCACGGGCTGGAATTGCTGCTCAGCGACTGGCAGCGCGGCATCGGCACCCAGGGCGCCTACGACCCCTGGGCCGGGCTGCCGCAGCCGGTGCAGGCCGACCGGGAGCGGCTGGAAGCGGAACTGCACCGGGGCATGCTGGACGACCTGGGGCGCCAGGGCCTGCGCGAAGGCGTGGTCACGCTGCTGGACGAGGCCCAGGCGGCCGGCCTGCGGCTGGCGCTGGTCACCAGTTCGGGCCGTGCCTGGGTCACCGACTGGCTGACCCGCCACGGCCTGCTGGACCGCTTCGAGACGCTGTGTACCCGTGACGACGTGGCCCGTGTCAAGCCCGACCCGGAACTGTATCGCCTGGCCGCGGCGCACCTGGGCCTGCCGGCAGAAGCCTGCCTGGCGGTGGAAGACAGCCTCAACGGGGCCAGCGCGGCCGTCGCCGCCGGCGTGCCGGTGGTGGTGGTGCCCAACGAGGTCACCGCCTCGCAGCCGTTTCCGCCGGGGTGGCCGCGCCTGGAAGGGTTTGGCGGCGGCCTGCAGGGTCTGCTGGCGATGCTACCTTCAGACTTATGA
- a CDS encoding Crp/Fnr family transcriptional regulator, which translates to MTLGAFAALPPQALDQLRAVARTGRWGRGALLFHPEDPAEILYLLTRGSVRLYSLGGGAREVTLVVHLEGELVGVQALRPGELYGSYAECADDTEALMFSRETLERLMRESPELAQAITEQLVGQTAALQDRLAGLVFHEVSQRLARTLLDFAERQGHWDGGQPFALQDRLSHQELAHIVGSTRETITKLLGEFRNRGLLDLGYRRIVLTDREGLLEAAREPLH; encoded by the coding sequence ATGACGCTTGGTGCATTCGCGGCCCTGCCCCCACAGGCCCTCGACCAATTGCGAGCGGTGGCCCGCACCGGGCGCTGGGGCCGGGGCGCTTTGCTGTTTCACCCCGAAGACCCGGCCGAAATCCTGTACTTGCTGACCCGCGGCAGCGTGCGGCTTTACAGCCTGGGCGGCGGCGCCCGCGAGGTGACGCTGGTGGTGCATCTCGAAGGCGAGCTGGTGGGTGTGCAGGCCCTGCGTCCCGGCGAGCTGTATGGCAGCTACGCCGAGTGCGCCGACGACACCGAAGCCCTGATGTTCAGCCGTGAAACTCTGGAGCGGCTGATGCGCGAGTCGCCCGAGCTGGCGCAGGCGATCACCGAGCAGCTGGTGGGGCAGACCGCCGCGCTGCAAGACCGCCTGGCCGGGCTGGTGTTTCATGAGGTTTCGCAGCGGCTGGCCCGCACCCTGCTGGACTTTGCCGAGCGCCAGGGCCACTGGGACGGTGGGCAGCCGTTTGCCCTGCAAGACCGGCTCTCGCATCAGGAACTGGCCCATATCGTGGGCAGCACCCGCGAAACCATCACCAAGCTGCTGGGCGAGTTTCGTAACCGTGGCCTGCTGGACCTGGGCTACCGCCGGATTGTCCTGACCGACCGCGAGGGCCTGCTGGAAGCCGCCCGCGAACCTCTGCACTAA
- the bshC gene encoding bacillithiol biosynthesis cysteine-adding enzyme BshC — protein sequence MPDLSGLSVAAAYRQGQLNDFFVQAWPQGTPRDWVQAWADAGEASRQLDPQQRAALVLALREYHASLGLLTPATEAALAALAHPAARVVVAGQQAGLLTGPAYAVHKAADAALLARELSREDAPVVGVFWIASQDHDAEEVAWVSLLDLEEQLWREVVELPAGRPVGRIPWRAEWTEILRELLQRFEAPEPHRQAVLARLERATAPLPDGRTPGWADVFARLMHGLLSDAGLLLLDPLFPALARLMAPTIARELERPLEGPARIEEAAGRLLALGLTPQLRRPAGATNLFLEEDDGQRRLLRVSGETFSTDSGREYTRAELLALLERDPSLITPAAGLRPIVQDTLLPNLALILGDGEIAYLSELTGVYELHGTRQPVVWPRLSVTWLEPNVARLLGRLGATAAEVQADPAGVLGRSLAASRGLTAASQERLAALAQQWQDLSAELAALDPTLERGSERARLSTERHFARLQQRALAALARQEDTRSGQLSRLRLHLLPHGHLQERELSFVTFLLKHGEVVLDLLLAQPAGAQAEVKIP from the coding sequence ATGCCTGACCTGAGTGGCCTGAGCGTGGCCGCCGCCTACCGCCAGGGCCAGCTGAACGACTTTTTCGTGCAGGCGTGGCCCCAGGGCACCCCGCGGGACTGGGTGCAGGCCTGGGCGGATGCTGGAGAGGCCAGCCGCCAGTTGGACCCGCAGCAGCGGGCGGCGCTGGTCCTGGCTCTGCGCGAGTACCACGCCAGCCTGGGCTTGCTGACCCCCGCCACCGAGGCGGCGCTGGCCGCGCTGGCCCACCCGGCGGCGCGGGTGGTGGTGGCCGGGCAGCAGGCGGGCTTGCTGACCGGCCCGGCTTACGCGGTCCACAAGGCTGCCGACGCCGCGCTGCTGGCCCGCGAGCTGAGCCGTGAGGACGCGCCGGTGGTGGGCGTGTTCTGGATTGCCAGCCAGGACCACGACGCCGAGGAAGTGGCCTGGGTCAGCCTGCTGGACCTGGAAGAACAGCTCTGGCGCGAGGTGGTGGAGCTGCCGGCCGGACGCCCGGTGGGCCGGATTCCCTGGCGGGCCGAGTGGACCGAGATCCTGCGGGAGCTGCTGCAACGCTTCGAGGCCCCGGAGCCACACCGTCAGGCGGTCTTGGCGCGGCTGGAACGGGCCACGGCGCCGCTGCCGGACGGCCGCACCCCCGGCTGGGCCGACGTGTTCGCCCGGCTGATGCACGGCCTGCTGAGCGACGCAGGGTTGCTGCTGCTGGACCCCCTTTTCCCGGCGCTGGCCCGGCTGATGGCTCCCACCATCGCCCGCGAGCTGGAGCGCCCGCTGGAAGGCCCGGCCCGGATTGAGGAAGCCGCCGGGCGCCTGCTGGCGCTGGGCCTGACGCCGCAGCTGCGCCGGCCGGCCGGGGCCACCAACCTCTTTCTGGAAGAAGATGACGGCCAGCGCCGGCTGCTGCGGGTCAGCGGCGAGACGTTCAGCACCGACAGCGGCCGCGAGTACACTCGCGCCGAACTGCTGGCGCTGCTGGAGCGTGATCCCAGCCTCATCACGCCGGCGGCGGGCCTGCGGCCTATCGTGCAGGACACGCTACTGCCCAACCTGGCCCTGATCCTGGGCGACGGCGAAATCGCCTATCTTTCCGAGCTGACCGGGGTCTATGAGTTACACGGCACCCGGCAGCCGGTGGTGTGGCCCCGGCTGAGTGTCACCTGGCTGGAGCCCAACGTGGCCCGCCTGCTGGGGCGCCTGGGCGCCACGGCCGCCGAGGTGCAGGCCGACCCGGCAGGCGTTCTGGGCCGCTCGCTGGCCGCCAGCCGGGGCCTGACCGCCGCCTCACAGGAGCGGCTGGCCGCGCTGGCGCAGCAATGGCAGGACCTCAGCGCCGAACTGGCTGCGCTGGACCCCACTCTGGAAAGGGGCAGCGAACGCGCCCGGCTCTCTACCGAGCGGCACTTTGCCCGGTTGCAGCAGCGGGCGCTGGCGGCGCTGGCCCGGCAGGAAGACACCCGCAGCGGGCAGCTCAGTCGGCTGCGGCTGCACCTGCTGCCTCACGGGCACCTGCAGGAGCGCGAGCTGAGCTTCGTGACCTTTTTGCTCAAGCACGGCGAGGTGGTGCTAGACCTCTTGCTGGCCCAGCCGGCCGGCGCCCAGGCCGAGGTGAAAATTCCCTGA
- a CDS encoding RNA polymerase sigma factor, with protein MDLPSPPTADPQADLIGAEQHALLLAGDEQAWFQLIQEYEGRIYGYLYRLEGNSDNALDLTQEVFYRAWRSFGTFQPGQRFLPWLYAVARNTQIESHRRKQHAHFSLEQAQEDIGYEVPSETHSPARAAESSDAQDRVQRALMQLPEDYREAVVLRFMEDLPYEDIAQLQGVALGTAKSRVFRAKEQLAELLRDQVN; from the coding sequence ATGGACCTCCCGTCACCGCCGACCGCCGACCCGCAGGCCGATCTGATCGGGGCCGAGCAGCACGCCCTGCTGCTGGCCGGCGATGAGCAGGCCTGGTTCCAGCTGATTCAGGAGTACGAGGGCCGGATTTACGGGTATCTCTACCGGCTGGAAGGCAACAGCGACAACGCCCTGGATCTGACACAGGAGGTCTTTTACCGGGCCTGGCGGTCGTTCGGCACTTTTCAGCCGGGCCAGCGCTTCCTGCCCTGGCTGTACGCGGTGGCGCGCAACACCCAGATCGAGTCGCACCGCCGCAAGCAGCATGCCCACTTCAGCCTGGAGCAGGCCCAGGAGGACATCGGCTATGAAGTGCCCAGCGAAACGCACTCGCCGGCACGGGCGGCCGAGAGCAGCGACGCGCAGGACCGGGTGCAGCGGGCGCTGATGCAGCTGCCAGAGGACTACCGCGAGGCGGTGGTGCTGCGCTTTATGGAAGACCTGCCCTACGAGGACATCGCGCAGCTGCAGGGCGTGGCGCTGGGCACCGCCAAAAGCCGGGTGTTCCGCGCCAAGGAACAGCTGGCCGAACTGCTGCGCGACCAGGTGAACTAG
- a CDS encoding LacI family DNA-binding transcriptional regulator, giving the protein MSRGGRSRSGRPTVHTVAEAAGVGVGTVSRVLNNHPSVRGETRERVLAVIEELNYRPTGQARRLPVATGEQALIGVLIAGLSSVWESRVMRGVETALDGQDFGLMAFAVGAPQRAEQAGQAGHFSQLAQGLLLCDEAAYQSWAALGLPQPAVRVGALAEEGVDYVAIDNRYGGLIAGEYAATLPGEIVGVWTHYAPPRPQRSAIRQGFSEGVESAGRQATHIEIDADDHLPRVASELLDRLPQRVTIMAHSDELAVALLTEAQARGRAAGQDLKIIGYGDHPAAALVGLTTVHQPLEDMAQRGTELLLERVREHAENRPARERQFRLLAPRLALRGSA; this is encoded by the coding sequence ATGAGCCGCGGCGGACGCAGCCGCAGTGGCCGCCCCACCGTCCACACCGTAGCGGAAGCGGCCGGCGTGGGCGTGGGCACCGTCTCGCGGGTGCTGAACAACCACCCTTCGGTGCGCGGTGAAACCCGCGAGCGGGTGCTGGCCGTCATCGAGGAATTGAACTACCGCCCCACCGGACAGGCCCGGCGCCTGCCGGTTGCGACCGGCGAGCAGGCGCTGATCGGGGTACTGATCGCAGGCCTGTCTTCGGTCTGGGAAAGCCGGGTGATGCGCGGTGTGGAAACGGCGCTGGACGGGCAGGACTTTGGCCTGATGGCTTTTGCGGTAGGAGCGCCGCAGCGGGCCGAACAGGCCGGGCAGGCCGGACACTTCAGTCAGCTGGCACAGGGCCTGCTGCTGTGCGACGAGGCCGCCTACCAGAGCTGGGCCGCGCTGGGCCTGCCGCAGCCGGCGGTGCGGGTCGGCGCGCTGGCCGAAGAAGGGGTGGATTACGTGGCGATCGACAACCGCTACGGTGGCCTGATCGCCGGCGAGTACGCCGCCACCCTGCCCGGTGAAATCGTGGGGGTGTGGACGCACTATGCCCCGCCCCGCCCACAGCGCAGCGCCATCCGCCAGGGGTTCAGCGAAGGGGTGGAAAGTGCCGGGCGGCAGGCCACCCACATCGAGATAGACGCGGACGACCACCTGCCGCGCGTGGCCAGCGAACTGCTGGACCGGCTGCCGCAGCGGGTCACCATCATGGCGCACAGCGACGAATTGGCAGTCGCCCTGCTGACCGAGGCACAGGCCCGCGGCCGGGCAGCCGGGCAGGACCTGAAAATCATCGGCTACGGCGACCACCCGGCCGCCGCGCTGGTGGGCCTGACCACGGTGCATCAGCCGCTGGAGGATATGGCACAGCGCGGCACCGAGCTGCTGCTGGAGCGGGTACGTGAGCACGCAGAGAACCGCCCAGCGCGCGAACGGCAGTTCCGGCTGCTGGCGCCCCGGCTGGCCCTGCGCGGCAGCGCCTGA